Sequence from the Candidatus Woesearchaeota archaeon genome:
CTTTGTTAATCCACATCAACAACTCAAAGGGAAAACTCCTGCTGAAGCAGCAGAGATTGATCTCCATTTAGGACAGAACAAGCTTCTTGATCTCATAAGATGGAGAGCAAAAATGCAGATGACGAAGAGATGACAATGTCCCTTTTGAAAAGGAAGTTCTAAATCAGCTTGAATATGATAGTTCAAACTGTTTTTTTCTAGAAGAGCAAGAATAGTGGAGAGTTTATTCTTTGGATTCTTTTCACTATAATGATACTCAATGAACATCTCGTGAATCAAAGAAATCTTTCCAGTTTCGTCAAGATCTTCAAGGACAAGAATTTCAGCGCCTTCGACATCAAGTTTGAGAAAATCAACAGGTGCAGTAATATAAGAAGAAAGTTTGTCCGTGGCAACAGGAATTTCTTTGACATGCATTTTGTTGTCTTCTGTTCGCTTAATGATGCTCATTGCAAGGTTTCCTTTTCCTTCTGCATCGCTATAGAAAGACGTGGTTCCTTTCACATTACTGAGAGCAAGATTATGAACAGTCACAGAATCCCAATTGTTCTCCTGAACATTTTTTTGAAGGATAGTAAATGCTGCTGTATCAGGCTCAAAACCAAAAATTTTCGCGTGAGGATACTGTTTTTTGAAGAAAAGAATGCTCATCCCAATGTTACTTCCACAATCAATAATGTACGGCGCTTCTTTTTTTGTGGTAAAATGATATTCTTTCTTGACAAAAATTTCATAAAAGAGCCAGAAAAGAACTTCATAGTCCAGACAATAAATCAATTGCCCAAACAACTTTTCTTTTTGGATTTTTCTCTTCAAAATAACTACAAGAAAGGTGTATTTGATGAATAATGTCATGAACGCAAAAAGAACAGTTACTTTCTCTTGGAAAGAACGCTCATTTTTCCATATCGTGCAAATGTTGTTTTTGGTATTGATTAGTGATTGAAGAGGATTCATAACAGTGCAGGACAACGTTTTGTTTAATAAAGTTATAGGAAATTACATTAATTTTGGAACATTTTCTGTGTAATCATGATTTGAAAGCATTTTCCATGAAAAGATGATAGAGTTTTTTAAAATCAACAATACGAAAACAGTAAAGAGCTGGAAAGTAGAGAAAAATAAGAATAAATCCACAAAGAACTGCTTCAAAAAGGTTGTTCCATGGGAGAAGGAATTTCAATAAAAAGATAAGAGCAATAATGACTCCAGAAAGGAGTAAGGAATATATCCATGATGAGAAAGGAAATGCAAAAGGAAGAAATCGCCGTAAATAAAAGCAGGAAATAAGGAACAAAAAGATGTAAGAGAGTGAAGTGGAAAGTGCTGCACCTAAAATTCCTAAAGAGGGAACAAGAAGAACATTAAGAACAAGGTTGAGGAGAGCAATAGACGCAGCGACACTAGCCATATACCGTGCCTTTCCTAAACCCGTGAATATAACACTGTTAAATTGAGAAAATGCATAGAATAATGTTCCAAAAGATAAAACAATTAATGCATATTTTGCGTCGATATATGAAGAGCTGAATAAAAAAGAGAGAATGTACTCAGAAAATGCAAAAAAAGCAAGAACAAAAGGAAGAAGAAAGACAAAAGTATACTGATAAGCAAGTGTAATTGCTTCCTGAAGCTCTTTATGTTTTTTTTCAGTAATAAGTTCTGTGACAATAGGAACAAACACAATGGATATTGGTCGCATAAGAAAAAGAAGAAGAAGAGAAAGAGGTAAAGCAATATTATACAAACCAACTTCTGTTAAAGAACGAAAATAAGTGAGTACAAGCGTATCTGTTTGTGAGATAAGAATCCAACCAAAATTAGTGAAAGCAATAAAAAAACCATAATAAAAAACATCTTTCAAGATAATGCCATTAAATTGAAGTTTTTTGAAAAGAGAGGGAATAAAAGAAAGTACATAAGGGATGTACAAAAGAAAGAGAAGAATATTAATCGCAAGATAGGCAAAAAGTGGAGCATAAATTTCTTTTCCCTGGGAAAAAAGAAACACCGAAATCAAAATGAGAAAAAGCATGCGGAAAAAATCGAGAGCAGTATACCAAGTTGTTCTAGAATAACCAAGGAGAAGTGTTGCAATAAAAATAATAAATGGTGCAGTGAGAAACCATATCCCCAGGAATTGAAGTGCAGATGCTGCAATAGGGTTATGAAAATAAGAAACTGCTAAAAAGTCTTTAAGAAAATAAACAATGAGATAAAGAATAAGAGAGAGAGAAAACTGAAAACAAAAAACTGAAAAGGAGAGGGAACTAATCTTATCTTCCTGCCCTCGCAAGCGGTATTGGACAATGAGTTTTGTTGCAGCAGGTTCTAACCCTAAATCAATAAAGAGCATGAAAAAACTGTAAAAAGAAATAACGCTGAAAAAAAGTCCATAATCAGCAACAGAGAGATAAGAGGTAAGAATTTTCCTGAATAAATATGCAAGAAAACTTCCAAGAATAATGAAAACAAAAGAAAGGCTTATTCCACGGATAATACGTTTATACATGAATGGAAAGAGCACCTCGTCGCTATAAAAAACTTGTGCATGATGATAAAGATTTGTTTATGATGGAAAGCCAACAACAACGGCACAAGTAAAAACACGCACCCGCAAAGTCCTACAAAGCAAGTAGATGAGTTACGTTAAGCGTACGACCGAACGAAGTGAGTGATTGGAACGTGTTGCAATTCATTACGAATCGAAGATTCGAAATGGTCGTACCCGATCTCGCTTCCAATTCTTTGATCTCTGATCAAAGTTGACTGAGCTTTGCTCAGACTAAGGCGAAAGAATTGACACAATTCATCTCTTTTTATTTATGTAAAACAAAAAATACAGGGGAATTCAAAAGCAGTAAGGCGAATCAGGAAAAACAGAGCAACTGAAAAAGCAATCGAGAATAATGAAAAAGAAGGAACAGCTATCCATGGTTCCCACACAACAGTGCAGTACAACATGGAACGTGGGTGTTCTTGACGGCTGTGTTCGAAATGGGAACAGGTAGAGCCACACCACTATGGCCGTTCACGAATATGTGGATAACTGGTTTATTTATAAAGGTTTTGTAAAATCAAAGAAAACCGAGTAGAAAAGAACCAGACAACTTATAGAATCCAAGAGCACAACCTATTTAAATGCTCCAAAGCCTCTCCGTCTCATGAACATAGCTATTTTTGGGTCAGGATATGTTGGTCTTGTCACAGGAACCTGCCTCGCAAATTTGGGAAACATGGTCACCTGCGTGGACATTGATCAACAGCGAATCGCAAACCTCCAGAAAAACATTCTTCCTATCTACGAACCCGGATTGCAGGAATTAGTAACAAAGAACGTACAAGAAAAACGCCTTTCTTTCACCACAGACGCAGCAGCAGCAATCCAGCAATCAGATGTTATTTTCATTACAGTAGGAACTCCTTCTGATGAAAATGGAAAAGCAAATCTGACTTATGTTTTCCAAGTTGCGGCAACCATTGGAAAACACATGAAGAGCTACAAAGTAATTGTAGATAAAAGCACAGTGCCAGTAGGAACTGCAGACCAAGTTCGTGCAATCATCATGCAAGAACAAAAAGAAAAGCATCCATTTGATCTTGTTTCAAATCCAGAATTCCTACGAGAAGGAGAAGCAATTCATGATTTCATGAATCCTGATCGAATTGTAATAGGAGTAGAGTCAGACAGAGCAAAAGAAATTATGACGAGACTCTACAAAGGATTAGAACGAACAGGAAAACCAATATTCATTACAGACATAAAAAGTTCAGAGATTATCAAGTATGCGGCAAACGCATTCCTCGCGACAAAAATATCCTTCATGAACCAAATCGCGCAGCTCTGCGAAAAAGTAGGAGGAGATGTCAAAGAGATTGCAAAAGGTATTGGTCTTGACCAAAGAATAGGGTCCAGATTCCTACAAGCAGGAGTAGGGTATGGAGGAAGTTGTTTTCCAAAAGATGTACAAGCATTAACGCATACAGCACAAGAAGCTGGAATCGACTTTCCATTACTGCAAGCAGTGCATGAAGTCAATAACAAACAAAAACAATCACTCCTTCCAAAAATACAAACACTCATTGGAGATACCAAAGGAAAAACAATTGCAGTGTTGGGATTATCATTTAAACCAAAAACAGATGATATCCGAGATGCGCCATCTGTAACAATTATACAGCAGTTACTCAATGCAGGAGCAAAAATCAACGCATACGATCCAATTGCAATGAATGTAATGAAAAAATATTTTCCAACAATAGAGTACACAGAATCAGCGTACGATGCAGTAAAAAATGCAGAATGTTTGGTCATCGTCACAGAATGGGATGAATTTCGCTATCTCGATCTCAGTAAAATAAAAGAAACAATGAAAAATCCAGCAATTGTGGATGGAAGAAATATCTACGATCAAGAAGAAGTAAAAAGAATGGGCTTCAAATATGTGGGAGTAGGAAGAGGAAACAGCGAGGAACCACAATGAAAATTCTCGTCACAGGCGGTGCAGGGTTTATTGGAAGTCAGGTCGTTGATAAGTATATAGAAGAAGGCCACACAGTTGTTATCGTTGACTCTTTAGTAGCAGGTGATGAAAAAAATATCAACCTTAAAGCAACATTTTACAAATGCGATATCACCTCGCTAGAATTAAAAACTATTTTTGAAAAAGAAAAACCTGATGTCGTGAATCATCATGCAGCGCAGATGAATGTGCGAAAATCCATTGAAGATCCTATGTATGACGCGCAGACAAATGTCCTTGGATTAATTAATGTCCTTTCTTGCGCAGTAGAAGCAAAGGTAAAAAAATTTATATTCATCTCCTCTGGAGGAGCAATGTATGGCGACGCGCCAGTGCTGCCAACACCAGAGGAAACACATCCAACACCACTGTCTCCGTATGGACTCGCAAAGCACATTGGAGAACAGTATGTGCAGCTCTTCCATCGCTTGTATGGAATGCCGTATGTCATTCTTCGATATGCAAATGTCTATGGTCCAAGACAAAACCCTCTAGGAGAAGCAGGAGTCATTGCAATATTTATTGACAATATGCTCAACGGAAAAAGAGCAATAATATTTGGTGATGGGCAACAAACACGGGATTATGTTTATGTTGCAGATGTTGTTGCTGCAAACAGCAAGGCGCTCACAGCAGGAGAAAATAAAATCCTAAATCTCGGAACAGAAAAAGAAGTTTCAGTGCTTGAACTGCACACGATTGTCCAGGAAGTTTTGACGACCAATGAAAAGCCAGTATTTGCAGAAAAAAAGCAGGGAGAAGTATTTCGTGGCGCATTACAGTGTCGTGCTGCGGAGAATGTTTTAGGCTGGAAAGCAACTGTTAATCTTAAAGAAGGCATTCAAAAAACAGCGCAATGGTTTAAAGAACAACGAGGCACACAATGAAAACATGCCTTGTCACAGGAGGAGCAGGATTTCTGGGAAGCCATTTGTGTACATTTCTCCTTGAAAAAGGACACCATGTTATAGCAGTTGACAATTGTATTACTGGCAATACAGAAAATATTGCGCATCTGAAAAATAATTCAAACTTCAAATTCATAAATCACGACTGTACAAAACCAATAATAATTGATGAACCAATCCACTACGTTTTGAATTTTGCAAGTCCAGCGTCGCCTATTGATTATCAGAAGATTCCAATAGAAACATTGTTTGTTGGTGCATATGGAACCCAGCATGCGTTGGATCTCGCGAAGGAAAAGAACGCAGTCTTTTTGCAGGCATCAACATCAGAAGTGTATGGGAATCCAGCAATAACACCACAACCAGAAACATATTGGGGGAATGTGAGTTCCACTGGACCACGAAGTTGTTATGATGAAGCAAAGCGCTATGCAGAAGCGTTAGTCATGGCATATCATAGAAAATACAAGATGGATACAAAAATAGTGCGAATTTTCAATACATATGGACCACGAATGCGAATAAATGATGGGAGAGTTATTCCTGCATTTATCAGCCAAGCCCTCGAAGGAAAACCATTAACAGTGTTTGGTGATGGAACACAAACAAGAAGTTTCAGTTATGTGGATGACCTCATCGCAGGAATTTACGCGCTCCTGATCTCAACAATAAACGAACCAGTGAATATAGGAAATCCTGAAGAGTTCACTATGATTGATGCTGCAAAGAAAATAATTGCGTCTACAGGAAGTAGAAGTACAATCACGTTCCAACCATTGCCGCAGGATGATCCAAAGCAGCGATGTCCGGATATTACAAAAGCAAAGACCCTGCTCAAGTGGCAGCCACAGATTTCTTTGGATGAAGGACTAAAGAAGACAATTCCGTGGTTTCAACAGCAATTAAAGAAAGATTAACCTATTTCTGACGAGAAAGAGAAGAAAATACAACAAAATTTAAAAAGATCAAGACGTAAAAGGAGAAAATGCCTGTAAAAAAATGTCTTATCTGTGAAGAAGAAGCGAAATTCGCTATCAAAAGCACGAATGACTATTATTGTGAAGAATGCGCGCAAGATCAGTTTGGAGACATTTCTTATTTAGTGAAAATTGAAGAAGCGACACAACAGCAGGAAAAAAGTGTTATAAACAAACTTGAAGAAGAGCAAGAAATTCTGAAAGAAGAGTAAAACTACTATTGGACAATCTGTTCTCGAACGTTGAAATTCTTACCACAATAAACGCATTTTTTCTTTTTGCCAAAAAGCGTTCCTTCTTTCAAAGGAAGATATTTCATCCGATTCTTACAGTTCGGGCATTGAAGAAGAAATGTTTGAGGCATAATTATTCCAGTGAATGTTTTTTCTTATGTTTATGTTGCGGATCTTTTTCTTGCGTCTTTTCTGCGTCTTTTTCATAGCTTGCGACAAAAGAAGCTTCTTCTGGTTTGACTTCATCGTCATCGACCATTTCTTCGCGGTCAACTGCAGAATCAAGTTCCTGTTCCTCTACACCCTGCTCAACTGCTTCCTGATGGACTTCACCTGCATTCTGTTGTGCTTGCTCTGCAACTTCAGGAACAAGATCTTCTGGACTTTTTTCTGGAGAAATAACTTCAAGGAGATTTGATTCAGCTGCGCCTGCGTCTGCTGCTGCGCGCGCTTCTTCCAGTTTACGCTGTGTTTCTTCTGATTCCTTGACATGCGCGAACATTTCTCGTGCGGCTTGTGCGTCGCGAAGGTCAAAATAGTCAAAAAATTTCTGTGTTAATTTGAGCATGAATGTTCTACCATACTTTTCTTTGATAAGAAAACCCATTTTTTCAAGTTCACCGATGTGTTCATACGCTTTATTCGTGCGAATCGCGATTACTTCACTTTGGGTGATCGGCTGTTTCCACGCGATCACTGCGAGCGTTTCCATCATTGTTTTCGTAAGTTCAGTGTTTGGATTGATTTTGCGAACAATAGAAAGGTATTTTTCTCTGGTAGTCAATTTCCACGAATCCCCTTCTTGGACAATCATGACTGGGCTTTCGCGGTCAGTATATTCTTTTTGAAGCTCTGCAGTTGCTTCTTTAATTGCGGCAGATGAAGCAGGAAGATGGAGTTTTAATTCGTCAAGTGTCATCTTTCTTCCGCAGGCAAATAATAATGCCTCTATTTGATTTTTGAGCTCATTGACCATGGGAAAAATAGCAGTTTCCTACTTTATATGTTTTTCGAAGAAAAAATTTGTATTAAATTGCCTGTTTCCAAAGTTCATGAAAAAATGCTTTTTCACTATCGACAAGCTGTTTGGATTGGATGAGAATACCGGTAGGTTTTTCACCCCACGTGATAAATGCCATTTTATTATTACAAATACTCACATTAGAAGGAATAGGGAAATCAAGATATTTCATTTTAAGATTTTTTCTATTTTGAAAGAGAGAACGGAGTTCCTTTCTAGCAAGTCCTTTTATCACAAGTTTTTTTGCTTTTCGCTTAGCGTCATATCGTATAAAGAACGTTTGGATTTCTCTGTTCATGCCTGAAACATCCATTGCAAAGAAATAATAAACATCACCAGGCTTTGTATCTTCTATCAACGCGCTCAGCATGCTTATAATTCCTTTTGTTCCTTCATATACTTCTGCACCTTTCTTTTCCTCAGCAAAACGTTGTAAGGACTCCAGATGGGGCAGGATATCCTCAAGCTTTTTTTCCTTTTCACGATATTGTTCAAGAAGTTGCTTTGGGCTAACTGCTTGGTATATTTTTATCTTTCCTTGGAATATAAAAGTAACAAGACCTTTCTCAATCAAAGAATGAAGAGTATTATGTGTTGTTGAACTTTGAAGTCCTGTTTTTTTTATAATAAATCCTACTTTAACTGCTCCCTGTCGTAATAAGAGGAGATAGATTTTTGCTTCTGCTTGAGTAAAACCCATTTCTTGTAAGATTTCCTGCTCCATAATAAGAAGATGTATTATTAATTATTTAAATGTTCTGAAGAACCACTCCAATTTTGGAGAGTTAGTGTTTATATGTTTAAGAAGTTTCCACTAAGTAATAACAAAGGAGGCAATAGAATATGATAAATAATGTAAGAAATGTGATAAAAATAGCAGGTCTTGGGCTTCTGCTTAGTTCATGTACACCAAGAGATACGGAATTAGTTATTTCTCCTATTTTTAGATATCAACAGAGGGATTATAGTTGTAGTGGATATGAAAATGCTGCAAGAGAGTATGAACGAATAAGCATTTTTAGAAGAGACACACCAGAAATAGTTCCAATCATACATTATTGGAGAGATTCAGGAAAAATAGAGATAAACAATGGAAATTTAGATATTCGAGAAGCAAAAAACTTACTCTCTATATGTGAAGAAGAACTAGAGAATTAAGCTATTTGAAATAGGTACTAAATAGAAAGAATCCGAAAATAATAGAATATTATCTCCTCACTCGTTTCACCGAAGCAACTCCAACACGAGCACTACGAATTAAAGTACTTGTCTGATGTTCTTCAACAACCAATCGCAAACATTCTTTAAAGTCACGAAGAAAAAGCTGGACATGTTTATCAGCTTTATTCAATTTATAGAGTTGTGTATTCCCAATAATCCGTGATTTCTGAACGTATCTTTTTCCTTCAAAAAGAGCAATGACTTGATATGCTTTTGGTCTGCTAATGGTAAGTTCATATGCCATATCTCCAACAGCAACGTCTAAATCCTGATTCTCAAGAAGATACTCCAAAACCTGATTTTCGATAGTATCTCCGTACACATCACAAAATACGCCTTTCATGTAATCATCTCATATATTTCTTGAATAGTGTGTGGATTTAAGCTAACATGCCACTCAGATCCTTTCCCAGTTCGTTTTTTTAATTGAATAATATACCCAAGACGAATAAGATTGTATAACTCCACTTTACATTCTTTCTGTTCGTTCTTGGAAAGATACTTTGTTCTTGAAGTATACAATTTATCCAAAGGAAAATGTTTTCCTCCAATATACCTTTTGTTGACCAAAAAGGTAAGGATTGCTTTTGTGCCAGCATGCATAGTACTCCCTCACAAAGGAAGCACGCTTTTGTTGCGCCACATGAGTTAATATTTATTTACACATAGTAATAATATATTAACTATTTAAATCTTTCGCGAAAAAAGAAAAAAAGCGCAATAAAGCGCACTTAAACATCCTGCAATCCGCCTTCAGTCACATAGAATGCAACTTCTGCTTCTGGCAAGTTTGGACTGTCCACAAGTTTTGCAACTCTGCTGCCTTTCTTGCCTTTGCGCAAGTAGATCCTGAACGTGCTCGCGTGTCCCACAATGTGTCCACCAATTGCCTGCGTTGGATCTCCAAAGAACTGATCTGGCTTTGACATGACTTGGTTCGTTACATAAACACAGATGTTGTAGGTGTCAGCAAGTTTCAAGAGCGCGTGCATATGCTTATTGATTTTCTGCTGTCGATCAGCAAGCGTTCCTCGTCCAACAAATTCCGCTCGAAAGTGCGCAGTAAGTGAATCCACAACAATAAGTTTGACGTTCAAATGTTGCTGCGTAATCATTTCTTCAATCTTATCAACGAGGAGCATCTGATGGTCAGAGTTGTATGCGCGACCTACTTTGATTTTTTTGAGCACAGCGTCAACATCCATGCCCTTTGCAGCAGCGAGCTGTTTGATTCGTTCTGGTCTAAAGGTGTTTTCTGTGTCAATGTAAAACACTGCTGGATTTTCTTCTCCTTCAACTGCGAGCGCATTGACCGCGAGCATATGCCCAATTTGCGTTTTTCCTGCGCCAAATTCCGCGTAGACTTCAGTGATTGCGCCCGTTTCAAAGCCACCAGCCATCATTGCGTCAAATCCTTTATGCCCTGTGGAAATCTTAAGGACACGCTCTCGTTTGAGCATAACCTGATCCCCACTTTCAAAGCCCATGTCCAGATTGTCGCGTGCGGCGTTGATAATTTTTCGCGCGCCTGCTTCAGAAATGCCTGTTGCTTCGACAATTTCTCCAGGCGTCGCAACAGCAATAGCCATCACAGTGCCAAAGCCGACTGCTGTTAATTTTTCAGCAGTTGCTGGCCCAATGCCAGGAAGATCATTGATAGTGATCTGCTTGCCTGTTTTTTTGATAGGCGCGGCGTCTTCAATGTCTTGCTTTTCTTGTCGAAATTGTTCTTC
This genomic interval carries:
- a CDS encoding UDP-glucose/GDP-mannose dehydrogenase family protein, encoding MNIAIFGSGYVGLVTGTCLANLGNMVTCVDIDQQRIANLQKNILPIYEPGLQELVTKNVQEKRLSFTTDAAAAIQQSDVIFITVGTPSDENGKANLTYVFQVAATIGKHMKSYKVIVDKSTVPVGTADQVRAIIMQEQKEKHPFDLVSNPEFLREGEAIHDFMNPDRIVIGVESDRAKEIMTRLYKGLERTGKPIFITDIKSSEIIKYAANAFLATKISFMNQIAQLCEKVGGDVKEIAKGIGLDQRIGSRFLQAGVGYGGSCFPKDVQALTHTAQEAGIDFPLLQAVHEVNNKQKQSLLPKIQTLIGDTKGKTIAVLGLSFKPKTDDIRDAPSVTIIQQLLNAGAKINAYDPIAMNVMKKYFPTIEYTESAYDAVKNAECLVIVTEWDEFRYLDLSKIKETMKNPAIVDGRNIYDQEEVKRMGFKYVGVGRGNSEEPQ
- the radA gene encoding DNA repair and recombination protein RadA, encoding MRKQEQVFEETMEERFDEEQFRQEKQDIEDAAPIKKTGKQITINDLPGIGPATAEKLTAVGFGTVMAIAVATPGEIVEATGISEAGARKIINAARDNLDMGFESGDQVMLKRERVLKISTGHKGFDAMMAGGFETGAITEVYAEFGAGKTQIGHMLAVNALAVEGEENPAVFYIDTENTFRPERIKQLAAAKGMDVDAVLKKIKVGRAYNSDHQMLLVDKIEEMITQQHLNVKLIVVDSLTAHFRAEFVGRGTLADRQQKINKHMHALLKLADTYNICVYVTNQVMSKPDQFFGDPTQAIGGHIVGHASTFRIYLRKGKKGSRVAKLVDSPNLPEAEVAFYVTEGGLQDV
- the scpB gene encoding SMC-Scp complex subunit ScpB; protein product: MVNELKNQIEALLFACGRKMTLDELKLHLPASSAAIKEATAELQKEYTDRESPVMIVQEGDSWKLTTREKYLSIVRKINPNTELTKTMMETLAVIAWKQPITQSEVIAIRTNKAYEHIGELEKMGFLIKEKYGRTFMLKLTQKFFDYFDLRDAQAAREMFAHVKESEETQRKLEEARAAADAGAAESNLLEVISPEKSPEDLVPEVAEQAQQNAGEVHQEAVEQGVEEQELDSAVDREEMVDDDEVKPEEASFVASYEKDAEKTQEKDPQHKHKKKHSLE
- a CDS encoding FkbM family methyltransferase → MNPLQSLINTKNNICTIWKNERSFQEKVTVLFAFMTLFIKYTFLVVILKRKIQKEKLFGQLIYCLDYEVLFWLFYEIFVKKEYHFTTKKEAPYIIDCGSNIGMSILFFKKQYPHAKIFGFEPDTAAFTILQKNVQENNWDSVTVHNLALSNVKGTTSFYSDAEGKGNLAMSIIKRTEDNKMHVKEIPVATDKLSSYITAPVDFLKLDVEGAEILVLEDLDETGKISLIHEMFIEYHYSEKNPKNKLSTILALLEKNSLNYHIQADLELPFQKGHCHLFVICIFALHLMRSRSLFCPKWRSISAASAGVFPLSC
- a CDS encoding SDR family oxidoreductase; this translates as MKTCLVTGGAGFLGSHLCTFLLEKGHHVIAVDNCITGNTENIAHLKNNSNFKFINHDCTKPIIIDEPIHYVLNFASPASPIDYQKIPIETLFVGAYGTQHALDLAKEKNAVFLQASTSEVYGNPAITPQPETYWGNVSSTGPRSCYDEAKRYAEALVMAYHRKYKMDTKIVRIFNTYGPRMRINDGRVIPAFISQALEGKPLTVFGDGTQTRSFSYVDDLIAGIYALLISTINEPVNIGNPEEFTMIDAAKKIIASTGSRSTITFQPLPQDDPKQRCPDITKAKTLLKWQPQISLDEGLKKTIPWFQQQLKKD
- a CDS encoding NAD-dependent epimerase/dehydratase family protein, with product MKILVTGGAGFIGSQVVDKYIEEGHTVVIVDSLVAGDEKNINLKATFYKCDITSLELKTIFEKEKPDVVNHHAAQMNVRKSIEDPMYDAQTNVLGLINVLSCAVEAKVKKFIFISSGGAMYGDAPVLPTPEETHPTPLSPYGLAKHIGEQYVQLFHRLYGMPYVILRYANVYGPRQNPLGEAGVIAIFIDNMLNGKRAIIFGDGQQTRDYVYVADVVAANSKALTAGENKILNLGTEKEVSVLELHTIVQEVLTTNEKPVFAEKKQGEVFRGALQCRAAENVLGWKATVNLKEGIQKTAQWFKEQRGTQ
- a CDS encoding polysaccharide biosynthesis C-terminal domain-containing protein, with product MYKRIIRGISLSFVFIILGSFLAYLFRKILTSYLSVADYGLFFSVISFYSFFMLFIDLGLEPAATKLIVQYRLRGQEDKISSLSFSVFCFQFSLSLILYLIVYFLKDFLAVSYFHNPIAASALQFLGIWFLTAPFIIFIATLLLGYSRTTWYTALDFFRMLFLILISVFLFSQGKEIYAPLFAYLAINILLFLLYIPYVLSFIPSLFKKLQFNGIILKDVFYYGFFIAFTNFGWILISQTDTLVLTYFRSLTEVGLYNIALPLSLLLLFLMRPISIVFVPIVTELITEKKHKELQEAITLAYQYTFVFLLPFVLAFFAFSEYILSFLFSSSYIDAKYALIVLSFGTLFYAFSQFNSVIFTGLGKARYMASVAASIALLNLVLNVLLVPSLGILGAALSTSLSYIFLFLISCFYLRRFLPFAFPFSSWIYSLLLSGVIIALIFLLKFLLPWNNLFEAVLCGFILIFLYFPALYCFRIVDFKKLYHLFMENAFKS